From the genome of Glycine soja cultivar W05 chromosome 14, ASM419377v2, whole genome shotgun sequence:
TGGAGGCAGGTTACAATCCTCGTACCGTCGAAGAGGTCTTTAGGGATTTCAAGGGTCGCAGAGCTGCTTTGATTAAAGCCCTCACCACCGGTTCTTACTTCtacttcttctttctttcttcttacccttttttccattttaaattttcttttttcttttttccttaactttcaaaaaaataaaaaaaaatctttttttgacACCctaatgtttgattatttggttCTTTTTTTCCCTCTCATTCTTGCATGTCTAATTGAATTGGTTTCTGTGTGGTTCCTTCAGATGTTGAAGAGTTCTACCAGCAGTGCGATCCCGGTAACGTTTTTTTTcgtagaaaagaaaaagattgtatttttattatttgttttggtctgttcatattttgttttttccccCCTGTCTGGAACATTGAATTGAACTGATTTCTGAAGTGGAGAGTGgaaattgtgtttttgtttgtttcaatttgaagAGGAATTTGAATTTAGTTGAGTGTTGAGGCCGTGGGGTTTTCGAACTTAATTTTTCGAAAGTGTACTTTCATGGTTTTGTAAATGGCTACTGGAagtttacacacacacacacacacacatatacaatAAGCGAAactgtaaattttttttgttcaatatgGTCATTTTGTggaattttgtttctttttattattagttgttTTAATGTACCCTGAACGGAAACCCAGAAACTCAATTGCAATGTTTTTTGTAAGCGGagtttatattttgtttgtttcaatatgAAAAGGAATTTGAATTTAGCTGAGTATTGAGGCTGTGTGGGATTTTCAGACTTAAATTTTGAAAGTATGGAAAAACGCTGTATACCTAATTTGCTCGGTTTCTCAATTTCGTAAATGGCTACTACTtgaagtttttgtttttcttatctaATAAACGGtactatattttgttttcaatgtGGTCATTTGTGAATatctatttttgattttttagttGTTATAGCTTTAATGTAGCATGGACTGAAGCAGTCATATGCTACCACAAATGGGAAGAAACTCTAGTGCAAAATTTTCAGTTAGTAGCTTTGAATTTTGGCTTGCATCATTATGTTTAATTGTACATGGGCCCGtaaactttgtttgaaatatgGAGAATTAGGTTTTTGTTAAATGGGTTCACTCTGCTGTTTCTTATTAACTTGCCACCCTTCCTTTCATATGAATTACATTTGGTGGGTCACAATAAAATGCTAAATTTTATTTGCATTGTAGATTCTTTCTGGACCATTTGTCCTAATCCTTAACCCTCCTGGGAAGTATGAATATGACATGATGTGGAATGAGTATATGCACCTCTTTTGTGTCTAATCATTTGTTTAATGTTAATGGACTTGAGATTCACTTTCAGTTAGGTATGATTATTCAAGGGATGTGCAGATAACCATTGGGTTGGTCTTTATGGAATGCGATCAAGCCATATTATGCAGATCATATAGTTACATATGGGAGTTGGAAATGGTGGTATTTGAAACAAAATGATGAGAAAGGGAAGGGAAGGAAGTTTATGAGTTTGTTTGGATGTTTAAAATTGTCCAAATTGGGGGAGTATTAAAAGGTTAATACAAATTTATGGAAGACTTTGGATGTGTGGATTATGTGAGGCCATCTTATGTTCCTCCTctcgtgcaaaaaaaaaaaattcaaatccaaAATTTTTACCCAAAATCTGGCATATGATATGCAAGTTTTCATGTGCAAAATGTGAGCTAAAACATAATATGCAAGTTTTGTTGATTTTATACTCTGGTACTTTTTAGCCCTACTGCATAATAGTGAGAAAATCTGAATAGAAGGGGAATGTGTAGGTTACTTGAAATTTATAGATACTTTTGATTTCAGAAGATAGATGGGTTAGGTGAGGGATTTATTTTGACTGGAATAAGgtcattaattaaatatgaagAATACCTGTAGGGACATTTTAACTCATGATACTGGGTTTAGTCTTTGAGGTGACCTATTTTCTCGGAAACAAATTTCAGACAtctgtttaattttgtttttctgtgtATCCAATATAGTACCTAATATGaatcttttctttttgggtATTTTATCTACTAAGTGATGGATAAAAGTTGTTTCACCATGCTACCATATTGGCATAGTCCAATTGCTGATTATAGTATTGCTATAGcatttaatgttttttgtattgttgaaatttttgttgagaCTTTAGATATTTTATTCAACTTATGTGAGCTTTGTGAACTGTGATGCAGAGAAGGAAAATCTTTGCCTTTATGGATTTCCAAGTGAGCAGTGGGAAGTCAATCTGCCAGCTGAGGAGGTGCCCCCTGAGCTTCCAGAGCCAGCATTGGGCATTAACTTTGCCAGAGACGGGATGCAAGAAAAGGACTGGCTGTCTTTGGTTGCTGTACACAGTGATGCTTGGTTGCTTGCTGTGGCTTTTTATTTTGGTGCTAGGTTTGGATTTGACAAGGCTGATAGgtacatattttcttttctcttcaataTGTATATGGACTTagctgattattattttttctcttaagtgatgcatgtattttgattttgggCAATATTGTTAAATGGGGATGCCATGCTGGAATGGCATGGCAGATTTTTTGCCAACCGCCATGGCAATTTGTGAAGAAAGCCCCGTTATGGTGGCACCAAAGGCCACAATGCCATATTTATGTGGTGGAATTTTGGCCTTCGGCCATATTCCACCATCCGCCATTGGTGACACTGATCTTAGGTAGCTTAGGCTTTGACCAACTGTTTGTATCATTGGACATTGTTTTCAcatcatttataaattttaaactcaAGGATGGTTTGAACCTATTCTAGAAACATATTTCTTTTGCTGTTTTGTTTGCATGTAAGTAAACAGAGTATTagggtaaagaaagaaatgatTACACACAAAAGAGGTACATGCATAAGCAATAAAGATAAGAGTAGTAGGAAGTATCTGATTGTGTAGTACTGAATGTCCTTAATTGCCTCTTGTAATGTTGTCTACCTTGACAGTTGCTACTGGTTTTCAGTATGGTGTTCTTTGGCTCATTTGAGGAAAAATGAACTGAGTTGAAATAATATGATTGTGTTGCGTTGTTAATGGGATTCTGGTTGGTGTCTTTCTTTATTACTAGTGTGGAACCCATGTTATGCACATGCTgttttttgtcttgttatttgtGCAGCTCAATGGAATATTTGATGatgtttattaatataaaaatataatagttaGTACATGGGGTTTATGAGTTCTGATGGCACAGACAAAAGAATATTGCACTCGGTAGAGCTGGATATAACTTGAGAATTAAGGCTTTGGTGAGAGATAACACTGGATCTGTCTATGTCaatatcaaataatatataaaatgttaaCTAGGTAGTTATTTACTGTTTCCCtataatttctttccttttagtagaaaatcattttttcatttcCTAGATACTCTTGCTTGTAATGTTGTACGGCTCGTGTTTTAAGTTGTATTAAGTAGAGAATCTTTTGCTTTTGAGAACAAGAGTAAACTTTCTATACCTGGCTTGAATTCAATGACCTAGCAGTTCTAATACTGTTTACTggattttgatgtttttttcttccttcctgCCCTTAGTTTGTCAACAGTGCTTCAGTTTTAGTTTGTCAACAGTGCTTCAGTTTGCATTCTTTTGTGACTTATTATTGATGGTTTTACCTCTCTATGTTGTAATTAATTTGAGAAGTTGTCATCTTTCAGTAATATCTATTTCTCATCTTCATGCAGGAAGCGActatttaatatgataaatgatctTCCGACAATATTTGAGGTTGTTACAGGGATGGCCAAGAAACAAGGAAAGGAAAAGTCATCAGTTTCAAATCATAGCAGTACCAAATCTAAGTCAAACTCTAAGGTAAGCAAGTCTGAAAATCAAGCTGCTCTCACTAGCTGTAGTCTGCTAAGTATCATATAGCTTTTAGCAATGAAGCTAGTTCCTAAATTTGTGCATGTTTGGATACTGATTAcattttagaaatatttatattttgtttatttttttcaaaagttctCTTGGAAAGCTAGAAAGGTAAAGCATTCCTCCCCCTTCCCCCATCAAAATATGCTTATAAtcacattttgttttatttaatgatttcaACTTTAGGTGTGTTAGCAGGGGTTTCTAATTCAGGGAAAGGGGGATGAACTATTTAAGTGATTGTCCTTTACTAAGTAGTGTGGTACGTTGTTTTTTAGATGCTATCATTTGAACTAGGAGGGGAAAAGTATTTTGGGAGCCAAAAAAGTCTTTCACTATTTGTACTGTGATTTGGTTTCTTATTGGTATTCGACTATACATTTTGTTAATCTCTTTTTGGGTTGACAAAAATGCAGCGAGGTTCTGAATCAAAGTATACAAAAGCAATGCAATCAAAGGACGAGGATGATGAGGGTGGTGCGGGTTTGGGTTTGGGTTTGGAAGACGAAGACGAAGAGGAACATGGAGATACCTTGTGTGGGGCATGTGGAGAGAGCTATGCtgctgatgagttctggatttGCTGCGACATCTGCGAGAAATGGTTCCATGGAAAGTGCGTGAAGATTACCCCTGCAAGGGCTGAGCATATCAAGCAGTACAAATGTCCTTCTTGCAGCAACAAGCGAGCTCGACCTTGACAAACATGGCTAGGATGGTGGTGACTATAATCTTGGCAATTTTATGACTACTAATTTGTTTAGTAGGTCAAGTTTATTAGTCTTGCTGTGAATTTCAGGTATATTGTTTCAGATGTTACATTAGGTATATTATGAGCTGCTGTCGATTCATCTACCATTAGGATGTTTATTTCATAAGTGGACTTGAATGTTGTTCTGTTATgtgtttctttaaattttatgtagCTGTGTAACTGTGTTGTGTCCATAGCTTATTATCTGCCGTGGTGTAATTctgctctatttttttttttttgggatacatatatatattttttaattcaagttcTAACTCATGTTAAAGATGGGTGAAACTTGAGACGGGAAGAATCTACTTGATAGTAGAACAATTACTTGCTAGCTTCATTAAATAACACGTTAAAAAATCAAGCATTAAATATTgactatttttgtttaaataaaaactaGAGAATGACTTagttttatttacatttaaataacTTGCAAATAggtttttaaagataattattgataatttttgtttttaatgagtTAATTTAACATGATATGCACGtttatttttagtaatttaaattatgtaagtatttttattttttgtgtcacGATAGCAACTTTACCAATTATATTTACAATGTATCGTGACTTTGGAGTCGCCataatctttaatcttttaaCTGTAGCCTGTAGGTAACACCATAGTGCAagatttagttattttaatCTGGGAAAAAGGCTATaggtctatttattttttatttaaggtgAGTAAAAGTTTAGGATGTACtttattcaaatttattgtatatacaattctatttttcttagaaataaatttaaatctgGCTTAGAAATTTTCTTTTACTAATTCTTAATAAACCATGAATACTTTCTCTGTGAGATATAACAAGATCTCGGTTTTGGATTTTCACTCAATACTTTtgcttttataaatatatataatgtgttttttaactgtttataaatattatatgaaaGTATTGAGTatatcttattaaattaaatgctttaaattgttaactttgttattttttatttatccactttttttaaaacaaaagtttctatttttatctgtagctttgaaaaattaagataacattaatttaatatgaaaaatgttGTTATACATAATGGAGATATGGAGTGGTTGTTGATCATTTTAGTGTTTGGCAGTGGAGAAAAGAAGACACCAAGTTGAATATTCTCATCCCCTGACACGTACTTGGATTCCAATGATAGGGTCATAGGTAGGCTTGACCAAGTGGTGATGGAATGGAATTTGAAATATGTTAGAGTATCCGGTGACTGGTCTTCAAATGGCATTTCGCGAATGGATCGAAGGGGTGTATCTTCTGCGTTCGTCCGTTGGATGCGTCTCGGAATGCATGTCCCCACAAATTGGCaaaatccaaacatgcacttcCAGATAGAATGCAACTTTCTTTACCTTTTGGTACCAAAGTTTTTGGCATCTCTGTATAGGTACCTATATATCTATATCACTTACATTTTACttatgtaaaattaataaattgataaaaattatattaattaaaaaatttattataagtaaattaaaaatttattcttaaataatttaagcATCCTctcttaatattaaaaataatcaaacataacATTAATTCATGTAAACttaagttataaataaataacattacaaaataatcatctaatataatgatttttaaagttaatattttaatcgCTTAAAAGAATCTCTAATTAAATTTGGACATTATGTAATGACGAtatacataaatttattattcttatttagaGTGAAgcaaatataatataagataTGATCTAATACCATCTTGTTACCATACACAAAATGTTGTTTGGAAGCATATGAATAATATTGACCACAATATAAAAATgcttatttgaaataaaatcaaTGATAAATCCTTAATAGTCTAATAACCTTAATTATGACATCAACATTTTACAAAAAAGTATacacataatataaattatttatttaagtaacatattttaattacattaatatataatatatttgacATGTGTGGAGCAGGGTGGGGTGGGTACTATACTACTCACATATGCGTCCATTTTCACAAAAAATTGCGGGCAAATATTGTTTTCATCCTTAGTCTTAATAAGTGAGTAATTATCTTCTCCGCTTGCAAATACTTTTGCAAGTACTCATAGGGTCCGGATCGATTTTGTCATCCTTGATTAGACATTGCTCATCTCAAAATTAAGATGAACAAGATGAAAGTGTGCAAggaggaaatttttttttgtattgataAAATAGCTTTACTAGGTCTTGGATGAATGCTCAACCCAATGAAATACTTGCATACATGAAGTTATATTGAATTAGATTGTTAAATTGGACTTAGCCATGGTGATTTAAAATAACTTCATTACTATTGTTTTGGTTTTCACTAAGAATATCCTCAATCAATAGTTGAAGACTAAttccttttgaaatgtaaagataaCTAAAATGACTTTTGTCTTTTCCATCCATACATATGGTCATGAGTCCAAACCTTgataatatctttaaataacttaattatcAATCAAATGTGTTGGTATTTATTAGTGTTTCATTactattttgtttaaataatttacatactcatttttctttctttcttgtaaTGAAAAATACTTACCCTATGGAAAGTCCCTCAATCTTGGGAACAAAATGTGGATTAGGCGATTCACTTTAGTTAACTATAatgtttaaaaactttaaatctttcttttcattttgcaTTACTCCTTTCACTAgata
Proteins encoded in this window:
- the LOC114385035 gene encoding PHD finger protein ALFIN-LIKE 4-like, with translation MEAGYNPRTVEEVFRDFKGRRAALIKALTTDVEEFYQQCDPEKENLCLYGFPSEQWEVNLPAEEVPPELPEPALGINFARDGMQEKDWLSLVAVHSDAWLLAVAFYFGARFGFDKADRKRLFNMINDLPTIFEVVTGMAKKQGKEKSSVSNHSSTKSKSNSKRGSESKYTKAMQSKDEDDEGGAGLGLGLEDEDEEEHGDTLCGACGESYAADEFWICCDICEKWFHGKCVKITPARAEHIKQYKCPSCSNKRARP